The DNA sequence TCCGTTCGTCGGCGTGGTGATGTTTCTGGCGTTTATGCTGATGTTCCTGCGCTACTGGAAACATAACCTGATTCAGCGCGATGACATCGAATGGGCGAAAAACATCCATAAGATTGCGCGCAATGAAGAAGTCGGCGACACCGGGCGCTATAACTTCGGGCAGAAATGCGTGTTTTGGCTGGCGATAACCAGCCTGCTGTTGCTGCTGGCCAGTGGCGTGGTTATCTGGCGGCCCTATTTCGCGCCTTCTTTCTCGATTGCGATTATCCGCGCGGCGCTGGTGGTGCATTCGGTTTCGGCAGTAGGGCTGATTCTGACTATCATGGTGCATGTGTATGCGGCACTGTGGGTGAAAGGCACCATTACGGCGATGGTAGAAGGCTGGGTATCCAGCGCCTGGGCGAAAAAACACCATCCACGCTGGTATCGTGAGTTACAGGCCAAACAGCAGGAAAAACAACACTGAGGCCGCTGTACCTGCCTGTGCTGACTTAAGCGAGGCAGGTCTCAGGGGGATAAACCGCACCGGCAACGCTTGCCGGTGCGGTTTTTTTATTACGCTATCTACCCGTCAGAAGGATTAGAAGGATTGCCAGTCATCGTTGGCATTGGTAGAAGCAGACGAAGGCGCTTTTCTGCCAATGGCGTGTGAGCCAGCGGCGGTGGGTAATGCCGCCATTGCCGATGCGCGGGAGTGGCGCGCCTGCGGCAAGGCACTGCTGTTGGTGGCGATCTCAAACACCTCAACGGCGGAAGTCAGTTCACGCGCCTGACTTTCCAGCGACGTGGCCGCCGCCGCCGATTCCTGCACCAGCGCCGCATTCTGCTGCGTGACGCTATCCATCTCGGTAACAGCCTGAGCAATTTGGCTAATACCACGCTCCTGCTCTACCGACGCCGAGGCGATTTCCGCCATCAAATCGGTGACTTGCGTGACGGCGCGGACGATATCGTGAATGGTCTGCCCGGTTAGCGCCACTTGCCCGGAGCCGGTATTGATTCGCTCAACCGATTCGTTAATCAGCCCTTCGATTTCTTTGGCCGCCTGTGAGCTACGTTGCGCCAGGCTGCGCACTTCGCCTGCCACCACAGCGAAGCCGCGCCCTTGTTCACCGGCCCGTGCCGCTTCTACTGCCGCGTTAAGCGCCAGAATGTTAGTCTGAAACGCGATGCCATTGATCACATTGGTGATATCAGCAATTTTGCGCGAGCTTTGCGTAATGTCATTCATGGTCGTTATCACGTTATCGACCAGATTACCGCCGTTTTTAGCCATGTGTGAGGCATCCTGCGCACGTCGATTGGCTTGCGTGATATTATCGGCATTCTGCTTCACGGTAGCGCCCAGCTGTTCCATGCTGGCGGCGGTTTGCTCCAGCGCCGAGGCCTGATGCTCTGTCCGGGCCGATAAATCATTATTGCCGGTGCTAATTTCGCTCGCGCCTTGATAAATGGCATGGGCACTGTTGCGAATCAGGCTGACGGTACGCGTCAGGCTCTCTTGCATATCACGCAAGTAGGGAATTAACTGGCCCACATCATTGCGGCCAAAATCCTCAATCGTGTGGTGCAATTTGCCATCGGCAATGGTTTTAAAATGTTCGCGGATATGGTGCAGCGGCGTTATCAGGTTAGCAACCAGATAGCGGTCAGTCAGGAAAACAATCAGCACACCTAAAGCCAATGCGCAGACCAATACTTGTTTGCAGGTAGAGATAATAGAATTAATCGTACTGTCGTTATTTTGGTCTTGTTGATCTAATTGTTTCAGGTATTGTTCACTGGCTTTACTAAAAGCGATACTGATGGGCGGCATCGTGGTGCGCATAATAGTGCGGAATTGTTCCAGTTCTCCCTTTTCTAAAAGCGCGGCTATTTTTACCGTTTCGGTATTAATTCGTTTCCAGTTATCAATCACATTATCCTGAATATCTTTCGGAATGCCGTCATGGGTTGAACGGGTAAATGCGTTCAGGTTTTCAATACTAATATTGAGTACCTCTGCCGCTGATTTTGATAATTTTTGCGCGCTTTCTTTGTCACCAGATTGCAACAAATCGGCAGCCATAAATAAACGCATTGACGTACGGAAATAGGCCTCTGTGCCATGAGACATCAGGTCGGAATTTTTTTGTTGTTCCTGGTTTGATTGCAGTAACGCGTTGACTTGATTGAGAGAATAAAGCTCCATAAAAGAAACTGCACTCCAAAGTAATAAGAAAATAAAGAAAATAGAGAGGAGCGCTTTGCGTATCGTTATGTTTCTAATATAAGTCATATTGTTTTCCTGAGTGTTGCTTTTTAACTTTCCTTGATATTTGACGGTTAGGTAAAAGCAATTTGGATTTATTGTTATGAAACGTGGGCAGCTTCATGCGCCTTAAATGCAGTCGATAAAATATATCGGAGTATTCTTATTTTCATTAATAACTTTTTTCTCGTGTGCAGGGAGTCACAGAAAAAAATAATAATAAATCGGCGGGAAAACGCGTGCGGTATAGCGCGGTTTTTACGCGCGCGAGACAAAAGCAGCGTGCTGAAACGTGGCGAGACGCCCGCCCCCAGCGAGGAGGGCTGGCGTATATCAGGCCTCAGCGATTGACCAGTTTAGCCGGAAGCGCGATGACCAACAGAGAACTGAGCAACAGGCACACGGCAAAAAACCACAGCGCGCCGTTGCCGCTGCCGGTTAATTGCATGGCAAAGCCCATGATGGTGTTACTGACCAGCCCGGCGATATTGGCCAGTGAACAGGCCAGTGCGAAGCCGGTTGCCGCAGCGGTGCCGGTGAGAAATGTGGCGGGCAGGCTGAAGAATACCGGCACCGTACCGATGACAGCGGCTTGCGCCAGTGAAAACAGCAGCACGGTCATCACCAGATTATGGCTGAAAAAGGTGCTCACCACGATAGCGGCGGCCCCCAGCCAGAACGGTATGATGATATGCCAGCGCCGCTCCCGTAATCTGTCGGAACTGGTGCCGAGCGCCAGCATGCCGACCAGTGCCGCCACACTGGGAATGGCCGTCAGCCAGCCTATCAAACCGATGTCAACAACACCGGCCTGCTTAATAAAGGTCGGCAGCCAGAACCCCATGGCATAGGCACACAAGAGAATAGAAAAGTCGATACCGCCCAGCATCCAGACTTTCAGGTTAAAGAATCCATCGCGAAAGCGGTGTTTGATGGCCGGAGCCTGATGCGCGTCCAGCATCAGGTCTGCGCGAACCTGGGCCCGGTCTTGCTCATTGAGCCAGCGTGCCTGATTGACGTTATCCGGCAAAAGCCAGAGCGCCATCATGCCGAGCAAGACGCTTGGCAGCCCTTCGAGTAAAAACATCCATTGCCAGCCGTGTAAGCCAAGCTGTGCGTCGAAATGCGCCATAATCCAGCCCGATAGCGGGCCGCCAATGATGCTCGATAACGGCAGGCCAATCATGAATAACGCAATAATGCGCCCGCGCCGCCACGAGGGAAACCAGTGGGTTAAATAATAGAGTACGCCGGGTAAGAAACCGGCTTCCGCCGCGCCCAGCAGAAAACGTAGAACATAGAACTGAACAGGCGTGGTAACGAGCAATGTCGCTGTGGACAAGATGCCCCAGGTTATCATGATCCGCGCAATCCACAGGCGTGCGCCCACCCGTTGCAGTATCAGATTGCTGGGGACTTCAAAGAGGATATAGCCCAGAAAAAATAGACCGGCGCCCAGCCCGAATGCCATGTCGCTCAAGGCAAGCTGGCTGGCCATTTGCAGTTTGGCTAATCCAATATTGATGCGATCAAGGTAGGCGGCGAGATAACACAGACATAAAAACGGGATAAGACGCCAGGTAATTTTGCGATAAGCCGATGAAGAAACGGCAGGTGCAAGCTGTGGTTCGTGAGAGAAAGCGGTCGTCATGGTGTTGTCTCCGGCGAGAGAGTGCGTTACGGACGCTAAAATCGTTGTGTTTTATTATCGTCATGCCAGTGTGTGGTGCAGGCAATCAACCGGGGTGCCGGTGTTTAATCGCGCTGGCTTGTGCAGGTGTTAGCGATAAACGGCAGCGCCCATTGTGCGACGGGGCGCGGGTTGTGTCCATCCTGTTACCGGCGGTTTTCCTGACCAGCCGTGGCCAGCGCGCGCGGAGCGTCCACACGGCGAACCCCCACTTGCCGCAGGGAAAATCACGCCGGGTTGTGCGATTGCGCGGTATAACCTGTTAACATGCATCTTTAATGACATGCATAAATGACATGCATATCTCATGACATGATATGGCCTGGTCAGCGATGGCCGTGGTGTTTTTTCATTATTCTCGATAAACAGGACGCATAACCTGATGAGTATTCGTATTGTGCCGCAAGAACAACTGGCAGATAGCGCAAAGCCTTCGACTATCGGGACTATCCCAGCGGTGTTGTTTGCCAATCAAAAAAGTCTGTACCGGCTGCGGGCCGAGCGGCTGCGCCAACTGGCGGAAAACCATCCGCTGGACGCTTACTTACGTTTTGCGGCCACCGTGACCGAAGCGCAACATAAAGTCTGGCATGATCACCCCCTGCATCAGGATTTGGTTCCGGCGCTGGCGCAAAACAATGGCCGCCCCCCGCTGGATATCACCACGTTTAAGCGAGACCCTCACTGGCATGTTTTGTTGCAGGCGTTGATTGAAGAGCTCAAACCCTCTGCCACCGGCCAGGTGCTGAGTACGCTTGAGAATCTGGAAAAAATGTCGGCGCAAGAGTGGGAAACGCTGGCGCAAGCGTTGTTAAACCAGCAATTCAGCGAACAAATTAACGATAAAGCGCCGTTTGTCTGGGCGGCTCTCTCATTGTACTGGGCGCAAATGGCAACCCAGCTCCCGGCCGCTGCCAAGGCAGAAACCGGCGAACATCGCCAGTTTTGCCCGGTCTGCGGCAGTATGCCGGTATCCGGTGTTATTCAAATTGGCACCAGCAGCGGGCTGCGCTACCTGCACTGCAATCTGTGTGAAAGTGAGTGGCACATGGTGCGCGTGAAATGCAGCAACTGCGAGCAGTCTGGTCAATTGCACTACTGGTCGCTGGATGATGAAAAGGCCGCTATCAAAGCAGAAAGCTGTGGTGATTGTGGCACCTACCTGAAACTGTTGTATCAGGAGAAAGATCATCAGGTCGATGCCGTGGCAGACGATCTGGCCTCGCTGGTGCTGGATGTCAAAATGGAAGAAGAAGGTTTTGCCCGCAGCAGCATTAACCCGTTCCTGTTCCCCAATGAGAGTCACTAACGCTGCCGCGCGCCGGGCGAGATTGTCCGGCGTGCGCGGTCAGATAACACCGCAGCCGTAACGCGCGGGGTTATCACGACCCGCCACTTGCCGTGCCCACCGCTGATTAATGCATGATGGCCAACTCTTTCTGTTTTGCGCCGGCGTCAGCCGCTTGAGATGACCGTTCAGGGCTGCGCTTTTCACTCTGCTAAAATGGTCTGTGGGTTTTCAGGTCAGCGCCTGATAAGGCAAGGGTTTTGCATGGAAAAACCCCTTCATCATGGTAGGGCGGCATGAGGATAGCGCATGCCGTGTGGAGAGCAGAGAGAATGATAGCGGACCCTTCAACGACAATTCGTTTCCTGATGGCATCGCGCCAGTGTGAGCTAAACAGCCTGCGCGGTTTGCTGCAAAGCGGCGAACTGGTGGGGCGCATCAGCCAACTGGTGCATATGCTGCAACGGGAGCGTGGCACGTCCAATCTGTTCCTGTGCTCGGACGGGCGGCTGTGTGCCGATGAGTTGTCGCAGCGTGAACAGGACGTTCAACAGGCCGAAGCGCAGTTTATGGCACAGCTTGATGACCTGGCGCAGCGCGCCGGGCTGTTGCCGCAGGCCAGCCGGTTGTTCAGCCGTGCTGCCAGCGTGGTCTATACCCTTGGGCTGTTGCCGTCGATGCGCCAGCAGATGCAACAGCGGGTGTTGGCACAGTCAGCGGTGATGGCGCTATTTAACGACGCCATCCGCCATTTACTGGCGCTGGTGTTTGAGGTGTCGGATACCGCCGCCGAACCGGTTATCGCGCGTGCGCTGGTGGCGATGTTCAGTTTCATGCAGGGCAAAGAGCTGGCCGGGCAGGAGCGGGCGGTCGGCGCGGCGGCGTTTGCCGCCGGTGAGTTTCCCGCCAGCGTGCAGCACGCGTTGCTGGATTTGATTGAGCGCCAGGAGCGTTGCTTCGATACCTTCGTTAATTTTGCCGATGAGAGCAGTCGCGAAAGCTGGCAGACTCTGGCAACCGACCGGGAATTTGAGCGCCTGCGTCGCCTCGCCTGCACACGCGTGCCGGATAACCTGTCGCCGGACGGCGGTTTGCACTGGTTTGCGCTGGCGACCGCGCGTATCGATGCGATGAAGCACATTGAAGACAGCCTCGCACAGGCGCTGATGCAACTGTGCCGTGAGCGCATTGCCGCCGCCGAGCAAGCCTGTCTCGATCAGCAAGCGGATGTCGCCAGCCTGATGGCGGCTCATCAGGGCGAGGAGCACAGTTATTCGGTGTTTATCGCACGCTCCGAGAAGAATGAGGGCGTCGATGCGCAAAACGGCTGGCTTGATAGCGATGGCATGCGGCCACAGCTGGGGCGCTCGCTATTATCGCTGGTGCAGCAGCAGGCGCGGCGCTTACAGGCGCTCGATCATGAGCTGGCGGCGATGCGCGCGACGCTCGATGAACGCCGTCAAATCGACCGCGCCAAAGGGCTGTTAATGCAACACCGAGGCTTGAGCGAAGAAGAGGCGTATAAAACTCTGCGCCGCATGGCAATGAACCAAAATAAGAAGCTTATCGAGATAGCCACCGCGATGCTGGCGGTGGCGGATGTCTTTCAGGCACCCTGACCGATGAACCGACCCGGCGCTTATCCCGGCGGGATGTGTCTATAAGAGGTGTGTACATCACATAATGTGTACACCACATAATATGCACATAAAATGTGCGCAACCTGCCAGATAACGGTGCAGTTGTCAGTGCGGGTTACGCCGCGAGACGGACATTCGGCACGCTGATTGCCGGTGTCGTCTCTCGGTTAGATATCCCGGCTGAATTGATCCAGCTCAATATTTGCCGCGCCTGCGGCGAGCAAAATAGCCCCATCGGGACAGGTCGGTTATTCGACACAGCATGGACGGTTGACTCAATGTGTTGTCAGGTCACAGGGATCTCTGACAGGTTGGCACACACCTTGCTTCATCTCCGGTAACAATTCACTGCGCTTTTCCGTGCCAATGGCGGTACGGAAAGACGCTGGGCAAAGGCGCCCATAAGCGTGCGATTTTTTCGCATGGCTTATGGGCGCCTTTTTGTTTTTACCGCCGCAGGGCGGGTTGCCGAGGTGTCGTTGATGAGTGATTCCACAACCGATAAGAAAACCAGTAACCAAACACCGGCGTTTTCCCGGCGCCAGTTTTTGGTCGGGAGTGCCGCACTGGGCGGCGCGATGTTGTTGCCGGGCATGCCGGGAGTAATGAACAGCGCCTGGGCGGCCGGTTCTGACGCCCCGGAGCAAAAAGAGGTGCGCGTTGGCTTTATTCCACTGACCGATTGCGCCTCGGTAGTGATGGCCTCGGTCAAAGGGTTTGACAAGAAATACGGTATTACCCTTGTGCCGAGTAAGGAAGCGAGCTGGGCGGCGGTGCGCGACAAGCTGGTGTCGGGTGAACTGGACGCCGCCCACGTGCTCTATGGGTTGTTGTATGGCTTGCAGGCCGGTGCGTCGGGGCCGCAGCACAACATGGCGGCGCTGATGACGCTCAATAACAACGGCCAGGCGATCACCCTGTCCAACGCGTTGCGCGAGGCGGGCGTGACGGATGGTGCCAGCCTGAAAAAATTCATATCAGCCAGTCCGGCGGGCACATACACCTTCGCCCAGACGTTTCCCACCGGCACCCATGCCATGTGGCTCTATTACTGGCTGGGTGCCGCTGGCATCAATCCGTTTGATGACGTGCGTACCGTAGTGGTGCCACCGCCGCAAATGGTGGTGAACATGAAGATAGGCAACATGAGCGGTTTTTGCGTTGGCGAGCCCTGGAACCAGCGCGCCATTGCCGATGGCCTCGGTTTTACCGCCGCCACCTCGCAGGAGATCTGGCCGGATCACCCGGAGAAGGTGCTTGGCACCAGTGCGCAATGGGTTAACGCCAATCCCAATACGGCGCGTGCTTTGATAGCCGCCGTGCTGGAGGCCTCGCGCTGGATTGACAGCTCGGACGATAACCGGCGCGAAACCGCGCGCGTCATCGCCGGGCGGGCCTACGTCAATACCCAGGAGGAGACGATTATCGGGCGCATGCTGGGGCAATACGACAACGGTGTCGGGAAACACTGGCAGGACGCGCACGCGATGCGCTTCTACCACGACGGCGAAGTGAACTTTCCGTATCTGTCTGACGGCATGTGGTTCCTCACCCAGCACAAACGCTGGGGCCTGCTGGCGCAGGAGCCGGACTATCAGGCGCTGGCCCGTCAGGTCAACCGCATCGATATCTACAAACAGGCCGCCAGCGCGGTCGGCAATGTACCGCTGCCATCCAGTGAGATGCGCAGCAGCGTATTGATGGACGGTAAGCGGTGGGACGGCAGCGATCCGGCCGGTTATGCCAACAGCTTTAGTGTGAACGTCAGCGCGAACGTCAGCGTGAAAAAGTAACGGAGAGCGACCATGAAAACGCAAGCCCAGATTCTTTCGATCGTCCCTGACGCTGAACCGGAAAAAACCAGCGCCGCCAGTGCCGCCAGTGATGCCGTCGTGGTGACGTTACCCGAAGCGGCAAGCATACCGCCAGCGGATAAACCGGCGGTCATCGCGCCGCGCGCCGCCTGGCAGCCGCGCCTGAGCCTGATGGCATCCCGGCTGCTGCCGGGTGGCATCGGCATGTTGTTACTGTTGGCGCTTTGGCAAATCGCGGCGTTGA is a window from the Dickeya lacustris genome containing:
- the fdoI gene encoding formate dehydrogenase cytochrome b556 subunit, producing MKKSNRIQRYSAPERINHWIVAFCFVFAALSGLGFFFPSFNWLMNVLGTPQLARILHPFVGVVMFLAFMLMFLRYWKHNLIQRDDIEWAKNIHKIARNEEVGDTGRYNFGQKCVFWLAITSLLLLLASGVVIWRPYFAPSFSIAIIRAALVVHSVSAVGLILTIMVHVYAALWVKGTITAMVEGWVSSAWAKKHHPRWYRELQAKQQEKQH
- a CDS encoding methyl-accepting chemotaxis protein — its product is MTYIRNITIRKALLSIFFIFLLLWSAVSFMELYSLNQVNALLQSNQEQQKNSDLMSHGTEAYFRTSMRLFMAADLLQSGDKESAQKLSKSAAEVLNISIENLNAFTRSTHDGIPKDIQDNVIDNWKRINTETVKIAALLEKGELEQFRTIMRTTMPPISIAFSKASEQYLKQLDQQDQNNDSTINSIISTCKQVLVCALALGVLIVFLTDRYLVANLITPLHHIREHFKTIADGKLHHTIEDFGRNDVGQLIPYLRDMQESLTRTVSLIRNSAHAIYQGASEISTGNNDLSARTEHQASALEQTAASMEQLGATVKQNADNITQANRRAQDASHMAKNGGNLVDNVITTMNDITQSSRKIADITNVINGIAFQTNILALNAAVEAARAGEQGRGFAVVAGEVRSLAQRSSQAAKEIEGLINESVERINTGSGQVALTGQTIHDIVRAVTQVTDLMAEIASASVEQERGISQIAQAVTEMDSVTQQNAALVQESAAAATSLESQARELTSAVEVFEIATNSSALPQARHSRASAMAALPTAAGSHAIGRKAPSSASTNANDDWQSF
- a CDS encoding MFS transporter, yielding MTTAFSHEPQLAPAVSSSAYRKITWRLIPFLCLCYLAAYLDRINIGLAKLQMASQLALSDMAFGLGAGLFFLGYILFEVPSNLILQRVGARLWIARIMITWGILSTATLLVTTPVQFYVLRFLLGAAEAGFLPGVLYYLTHWFPSWRRGRIIALFMIGLPLSSIIGGPLSGWIMAHFDAQLGLHGWQWMFLLEGLPSVLLGMMALWLLPDNVNQARWLNEQDRAQVRADLMLDAHQAPAIKHRFRDGFFNLKVWMLGGIDFSILLCAYAMGFWLPTFIKQAGVVDIGLIGWLTAIPSVAALVGMLALGTSSDRLRERRWHIIIPFWLGAAAIVVSTFFSHNLVMTVLLFSLAQAAVIGTVPVFFSLPATFLTGTAAATGFALACSLANIAGLVSNTIMGFAMQLTGSGNGALWFFAVCLLLSSLLVIALPAKLVNR
- the fdhE gene encoding formate dehydrogenase accessory protein FdhE; amino-acid sequence: MSIRIVPQEQLADSAKPSTIGTIPAVLFANQKSLYRLRAERLRQLAENHPLDAYLRFAATVTEAQHKVWHDHPLHQDLVPALAQNNGRPPLDITTFKRDPHWHVLLQALIEELKPSATGQVLSTLENLEKMSAQEWETLAQALLNQQFSEQINDKAPFVWAALSLYWAQMATQLPAAAKAETGEHRQFCPVCGSMPVSGVIQIGTSSGLRYLHCNLCESEWHMVRVKCSNCEQSGQLHYWSLDDEKAAIKAESCGDCGTYLKLLYQEKDHQVDAVADDLASLVLDVKMEEEGFARSSINPFLFPNESH
- a CDS encoding nitrate regulatory protein, whose amino-acid sequence is MIADPSTTIRFLMASRQCELNSLRGLLQSGELVGRISQLVHMLQRERGTSNLFLCSDGRLCADELSQREQDVQQAEAQFMAQLDDLAQRAGLLPQASRLFSRAASVVYTLGLLPSMRQQMQQRVLAQSAVMALFNDAIRHLLALVFEVSDTAAEPVIARALVAMFSFMQGKELAGQERAVGAAAFAAGEFPASVQHALLDLIERQERCFDTFVNFADESSRESWQTLATDREFERLRRLACTRVPDNLSPDGGLHWFALATARIDAMKHIEDSLAQALMQLCRERIAAAEQACLDQQADVASLMAAHQGEEHSYSVFIARSEKNEGVDAQNGWLDSDGMRPQLGRSLLSLVQQQARRLQALDHELAAMRATLDERRQIDRAKGLLMQHRGLSEEEAYKTLRRMAMNQNKKLIEIATAMLAVADVFQAP
- a CDS encoding ABC transporter substrate-binding protein; the encoded protein is MSDSTTDKKTSNQTPAFSRRQFLVGSAALGGAMLLPGMPGVMNSAWAAGSDAPEQKEVRVGFIPLTDCASVVMASVKGFDKKYGITLVPSKEASWAAVRDKLVSGELDAAHVLYGLLYGLQAGASGPQHNMAALMTLNNNGQAITLSNALREAGVTDGASLKKFISASPAGTYTFAQTFPTGTHAMWLYYWLGAAGINPFDDVRTVVVPPPQMVVNMKIGNMSGFCVGEPWNQRAIADGLGFTAATSQEIWPDHPEKVLGTSAQWVNANPNTARALIAAVLEASRWIDSSDDNRRETARVIAGRAYVNTQEETIIGRMLGQYDNGVGKHWQDAHAMRFYHDGEVNFPYLSDGMWFLTQHKRWGLLAQEPDYQALARQVNRIDIYKQAASAVGNVPLPSSEMRSSVLMDGKRWDGSDPAGYANSFSVNVSANVSVKK